The following DNA comes from Castanea sativa cultivar Marrone di Chiusa Pesio chromosome 10, ASM4071231v1.
tcgtgagactcatttttaataaaaaaaagttgctgaaaagtgataTTTGTGGGTCTTGTAAAAAGTGCACGGACCCACTAGCATGCACTGTCCAGCACTAATTTTGCTGGTGTAAACAGTACACTGACAgacaaagtaaaaaagaaacacgactctcaataaataaataaaaaaggaaccGTGAAACGTAAAAAGCACCATTTTCGTCTGTGTTCAAATGGACACTTTAGTCATCATGTGTCCAGATTTTCCCGTTGCATTTTACTGAGTAGGAGTCTGAGGCTCTGAGCCTTTGTTGGAACCACGAGGTGTACTGAGCAAAAGGTTAGGACCcactggcggagccagaggggggcgagggggggcacctgccccccctgactcctaatttttttgttttttttttttttgtattagtagtcacatggaaaaaaaaagaaaaaaaaaagacttctacatgttgaaacttgaaagtgaccaaaccacctatttcactattttttttttatatcattatttacactatttttactatttatgatacttttcacagcattttatctttgaatgatgttagagatattacaaattttattacttatgtcttacaaattggcatgtcaccaatcacaaaaaataattttaaacatttattcattatattttttaagtaacactaatcatatttttactccatcagtttgtaaatctTTTAGTAGCTataaattggttgtttttgttgatttattttaataatatgaaatatattcatattttcttacaattgtttatttattttgttattattgttgattaatgttttttagataaatttcacttttaatatcgtcttttaattttgtcccctctagactaaaatcctagTTCCGCCACTGTTAGGACCTGTTTAGTTAAAGAGTTCAAAAACAACTTcctcaacccaaaaaaattcaaaaacagtTTCCTCTATTTAAACCATGAAAActgggattcagatcctctagagttcttagggtactctaccagtagagttcattaaatcttaaccactctttaataatttaatggtttagattctgtcatgtcagcattttattaataatattcttaaaataataaaataatgttgtaaacaaaacaattaagatgattgttaatgaaattctgacatggcagaatttagaccattaaatcattaaagagtggttaggatttaatgaactctacttggtagagtaccttagaaactctagaggatctgaatcctaaaaactgtgagaaaataaaatactagTTATCTGTACTATTCATAAGACGTTAGGATTTGGAGATGGTGGGGCTCTGTGATTTGCTATTTCTTGTCTTTTGTTTCATTGATCTGGTTGGTCTGATAGAATATTGTGTGACGTGTGGTTATCTGTGTGTAGTGACGTGTGTAGTGACGTGTGGTTATCTGTGTGTAGTGACGTGTGGTTATCATGCATGCATGTATATGATTAGTCGATAAAGCTTTGGATGGTCTAATCAATGTGAGTGaattttgggcttaattaattaaaagtggTACTTTTTCAATTATACGATTCAAGAAGAAGAGGGTGAAGCTAGGTAGATTTCATTGGCCTCAATAAAGTTTGTCTTTAAGACAGTTGTCCACCGCCTTGCATCAACTTGATCTAGCTTTTTTCTATTTGGGATCCGATTAAATCCAgctttttgaagaaattttttttactatttgcaTTGCGGGTCCCATGGGCCACGGCAAAGCTTCTTTTATTTCCCAACTTCACTTGCTTATTTCTTCACACCGGCAAAGTAGCTTTTTTAATTTGGTCGAAAACCTACATCATTTGCTCGTccgtttcttttcttctttttttccctcttcacTTTTTTGCTTATCGTGGGTTccagtttactttttttttttttttttttttttttgttgtaatttaaaaaataaatttcaaaaaaaaaaatcaactgatTTTATTTAGCTATCTTTTAAGTTTTGTCCATAATACTTTTAGCTAAAAACTAGGTAAATGATTCCTAAACAGATACTAAATAATTAGCCAACTTCATATCAAAATGAGCATTGAGGTCAGGAGTGAAATGTGGGCTCCAGCTAACTTAACTGATAAAGTTTctaatgattgaataagagatctggggttcaatccccgcctacaccaaaaactaattggtgtcttaatttgatgataaaaaactatcaacaAAAACGgacaccataggttgaaacttgaaacttgaaactgtctctaaaaataaaaataaaaataaaaagtcaggAGTGAAATGAGACctaaccccaaaaaaatagcACCAAAATAGCATagtttgaagttatcatttcaTGTGTGGGCGTGGATATGGTTGTCTAACTTGTCTTTATTCTCCAATGCTAGCTCTCATCTCACTCCTAACTATTTCAGTAATTGAAAAACGTATAAATCCTACTGGTCTTATGCATAAACCTCTAATTACAATgaatctaaaattttgaaattaaaaaaggaaaaaaaaaaagcctatatATGCTCGTGCGTAACAAATCCAACTTCTTCAGTCATCTATATAGGTTTGGTGGTTATAATAAACCattatttcttctttcaagaATATCTTTTAAGTTGTTCATTGTTTTCATAGTTCAATATTCaccaaaaatgtgaaaaataaaatctaaataaaaaataaacaacctATGCAATTAATTATCTGTTGTGCCCCGTGTCATTCAAACAAAAGACTTTGGTAAGTTTGGCATATAAAACACGCCTGTGCATGTTACTTCTTTccgttgctttttttttttttttcgattggTGACTTCAATTCAAaagacttctttttttaatagtcaATGTCCAATGAGTAGGATTTGGAAAAGATACAAACCttgtatcattttttaaactattatcaCAAAAGGTTGAGGATTTACCTGAGTTGGCTGGACTAGGCTGTCTTTATTCGCTACAGTATCcatctctcgatctctctctcgacttctctatatatatatatattttttctgaatTCAGTTTGTATATACTGTGGGTTACTGAATGTTAGTTGTGGCAGTTGATCTACCTATAGACTACTGTTTATTTAAGAGGCGACATGCCTTGTCTACTTGAAGAATTAATGGATGATAATTAAAGCAGAGCTAGTTAACATATAATGTTTTCCTTGATCTacttgtttcaactttcaacttgCTACTCTTCCTTATGGTCTTTGATCTATATATGTATTAAGCATTCCTAGCAACTAATTTTATGGTGGTCTTTCATCTATCAAttttgtatctctctctctctctctctctctctctccactacaaaaaaagagtCTACTAGCGAGGATCAAATGCCCtcgcaaaaattcaaatatcgtcGCAAAAGGTTATTAGCGAGGGCATATGGCCCTCAAAGGCCATCGTATTTGCTCTTGTTGCTAAAAGAGATATTGCACCATACCTTcgcaaataaataatttacgaAGGCAATCCGCCCTCACAAATATATTACCAAACGACGAGAAAAGTCAACAACTTATTTTTAACGAGGGGAAACAGTCGTCGTTAACAACTATTTGTGAAGACCTTTATACCCTCACAATTAGTTATTTGCGAATTCCAAATTCATGACATACTTTTTAGTGACAAATAATAGCAtcgctaaaatttatttgtgaggATTTTTAATCCCTCgtaacttatttttagcgaGGGGAAGCAATATTCGTTAATAAGTATTTGTGAGGACATTTATACCCTCGCAATAATGGCAtcgctaaaatttatttgtgagggCTTTTAACCCCTCGCAACTTATTTTTAGCGAGGGAAAACAGTCGTCATTAGTAACTATTTGCAAATTTGAAATTAACGACGAGACAAATACTGACGtcactaaaatttatttgcaaAGGACTTTAACCCCCTCGCAATTAGTTAAGAATAATAGTGACTTTTTACCTAAAAAAGTATCTGATGCTTTGACTGAGTTAAGTAACTTTTTCAAAGAATTGTGCTCCAAAGTGTTACGAGTAGATGATTTGGATCGTCTTGAAACCCAAATTGCAATAACCCTCTGTAAATTAGAACAAATTTTTCCACcttctttctttgatataaTGGTTCACTTGGCCATTCACTTATCTTGGGAAGCTAGGGTTGCAAGTCCAGTGCAATACAGATGGATGTATCCAATTGAGAGGTAAAGtttacaaaatttcattataatcTAAATTACAATTGCacactaatattttatttttgataaaatttcatattatgCCTTCAAATATAGGTTTTTGCACAAGCTTAAGAATTATGTCCGTAATAAGACACAGGCAGAAGGGTCTATTGCAGAAAAGTATTTAGCAGATGAATGTCTTACATTTTGTTCTCGCTATTTACATGGAATAGAAACCAAATTTAATCGGGTAGGGTGAAATTATGACGGAGGTACTTCCGCATGTGCAAATACCTCACAATTTTCCATATTCTCAACACCTGGACGACATTTAGGGAAAGCAATAAGGTGTGAGTTGAACAATGATCTTTACAATGCAGCAACATTTTATGTCCTTCAAAATTGTGTCAACGCTAACCGATTTGTTGAGTAAGATGATCTTCACAAAAATTACTTCTTTGATATTCTCATGATATGATATTAAAACTGATTAGGATATTTAACTATGTGCAGAGAACATAAGAACATCCTTACAAATGCAGGTGTTCTCGACATTGACAGGGTGCATAGACAAGAATTTATTGCGTGGTTTGAAAAAAGAGTAAGATagtaatttattgtgaaaatgtatgtttgtttatattttaactaCTACAACTTGAGTTTAACCTTATTTAGGTTTTATTGTAGATCATCAACTTATATAATACAAGGCAAGTTGATGAGCATATGCTTTCATTAGCACGGGGCCCTGAGAAAAGGGCTATTTTTTATCGAGGTTACACTGTTAATGGGTTCAGATTTCGTACAAATCAATGTAATGAAAGTAAAAGAACACAAAATAATGGAGTTATGGTGAGAGGGGAGGATCAAAGCTATAATGTGCCTTATTATGGACAACTAACAGACATTGTTGAACTTCAAGATACTGAAGGGAACAAAGTTGTGTTGTTTAATGTGATTGGTATGATGTATCTTGTGAAGGAATTGGCTATAAGAGAGATCGGCACAGAAGTACTATTGTTAATACATCACGAAAGTTAAAAACCGTAGAGCCATTTGTATTAGCATGTCAAGCAACTCAAGTTTACTGTGTTAATGGAATAAAAGATCCCACATGGAATGTTGTGATTGAAACCAAACCACGAAACCTTTATGAAATGCCATCAAATGAAGAAGAGAGCCAtaccaagaagaagaaaatttgcaCTGTAATGCAAATGTGCTGCAAGAAgaaaatgaggatgatgataTAGATTGGAGTATGAGTGGTGTTGAGAATATGATAATCGAGTGACTTCAAAGGCTTACAACCTCCACTCCATCATCGTATTTGGCTTCATCCAGATTAGTCATTTGTGTGCATAATACTAAGGATGCTTATTGAAATAGAAATTTAGTTACAGACAAGGTACGGGCAATTATATCCCATGCTCTCTTTCTTAATTATCTAAGGCTATTACCCTAAAAGTATAGAATGCTCTTAATGACCCCATTGAGTTTAATATGTGATTATTGCTTGAagttgcttcttttttctttttgaaagagATATTATTGCTGGCTTTATGAATGTGTCCCGTTCATGCttatatatctattttgtttCAGACATGCACTTCAGACTAGGGAGGCAAGGACAATGGAGTCATGAACACAATTTAGACCGCATATTTGAGCTTGATCAAAATTCTTGGATACATGGAGGTTATTAGCGAGGGTATTGAACTTTAATATATCAACTACAATCGActcaaaaaatagcattaaaaaTTTACCTCCTTACCTAATTTCTTTATCATTTGAGCCAATGTCTATTTGGAAGTAGAGTCAAATTTGTTTTAAGAATATCAAAATGTCTATAAGTTCATAATAAGAATGACTAAGCTTTTAGTGGCGAAACAAcgattaaattttagtttattttgctAGACTCTCATATGATCTTGTTACTTACATGTAACACAATGGtggatttaatggtttagaaacATTTCTGCAATAAGCATGAGTTTTCATAAGTAAAacttacttatttatttttttgtaattagggTGTTAATGTTAGTGGTGgttgattttttgaattttagattgCAAGGACAGCAAGAAAGCTGGGCATTCTAGTGGTTGCAGATAAAGTTTATCATATCTCACTTTTGGAACTAATCCATTTGTGCCAATGGGAGTATTTGGATCAATAGTGCCTGTTCTCACACTAGGGTCCATATCAAAGAGATGGCTTGTACCAGGTTGGCGAGTAGGATGGCTTCTGACTAGCGATCCTAATGGCATCCTTCAAAAAACCAAGGTCATCTCCCTCTTGTGTGTGTGCTCGCGCATGTGCACATTCATGTGTGTATTCTGAATTAAGCTTCCACATCCATAGACTCAATAGAATTATAATAATGGTTCTGCATTATATTACATTTTGAATGAATAATAACATGACGCGTAATAGTCTCAAATCCTCTTCCTTTCCTCTCAGGTTGTAGATTGCATTATCAGTCTTCTCAATCTGATATCTCATCCACCAATGTTCATTTAGGTTTGTAAAATAgcttctacttttctttttcttttttttttcttttcttttctgtatttgtttttttttttctttaaaaaaaaaataaagtgaaagaATGTTATAGTTTTTCCTCTTTCAAGCAATTTCAGAAgttaatgtatatttttatcCTGAATTCTTGTTGGAGCAAATTCACCTGAAAGACAATAGAAGAGTTGCCTGATTCCTGTAATAGAAGACTAGAGAAATAACAAGAAAAGGTAACATATAAATGTCAActgaaaaagagagtgagagggCATCCCAAAACCATATAAATTTCAACTGAAAACTTTATCAAGACATCCACATGCTAACTGTACATAATAAACTGGAATTTGTTCTTATGAAAATTGAACGTGCTTCTATTTTGTGTGAGCTCAATGCAGTTTTTTAAGGCATTTAGTTGATTAATTATGAGTATATGATAGACAATAACTAAAATTGGAAAATGATTGCATTTTGCAGTTGACAATGAATACATTATCATTGGATCTACCAACATCAATCAGAGGTCAGTGGACAGTGTCCAAGATACAGAGATTGCCATGGGAGCCTATCAACCATTCCATCTATCCACTAGGCAGCCAGCCAGGGGACAAATCCACGGCTTCCGAATGGCATTGTGGTACGAACACTTAGGCATGCTAGATAACTCCTTTCTCCATCCAGAAAGTGTGGAATGTGTCCAAAGAGTGAACCAAAATTGCCAAAAAGTATTGGGACCTCTACTCTAGTGAGACACTGGACCATGACTTGCCAGGCCATTTGCGCAGTTATCCCATTCATATCACTAAAAAAGGAGAGGTCAAAGTGCTACTTGGGCTAGAATTCTTCCCAGACACAAAGGCTAAACTTCTTGGATCCAAGTCTAAATTACTGCCTCCAATTCTCACCACTTAATTGCCTTGCACTGATTttgaattgagttttttttttttttttggcttcatcTTATTTCTCAGTACTATGAGTGATTGGATATCACTGATTGCTATGTGTTGTGGATatgtaaataacatttttactaTAGTCTAGTTCATTCAACTTTCCAAAGAAGCAATCATGTAATTCTCGTAGGGGTTAATTACACAGTTAGAAAATGATGGATAAATTAGAATTGTCAAGTTCAAAGTGATCAAGCTGAGTCCAAAGGCTTCAAAGAATTTGAGCTAACCATCTATAAGTTGGTAGCCTAATTGAAAACTAGAGATGAAAAATAAGATATTATGAATTTTAATAGGCATAATTTTGAATACAAACTTCCTATCACTTTATCACCAATCATtatattctttgaattttagaattaacTTTTATCtccaaagaaaattaatattttcatgatgATTTGCGAAGGCCAATTGTAGCCCTcacaaataatttagtattagtgagggtatatttttcattcacacaaaaaataaacattttgcAAGGAATTTTTATTGTCCCTCGGAAATAATTTGGTGGGAATATTTCcttccaaatttttttgcattttaatgGTTGTTTGTGAAGGTCGATCCCAACCCTCGCAAATAAATTTAGTATTAGTGATGACATTTTTTAACCGTCacaaataatacactttttgcGAGAGATTTTTAATTGTCCCTCGTAAATAATATGGAGGgaaaatttccctccaaaatattagtatttgtgatggctataacacataattgcggcagctttttttttttgtcacaaatatttcacattttaccaagtatttgCGAGGGCATTATTTTGCCattacaaataatattttttgagagGGCTTTTTGGGTCCGTCAAAAATTCTTGGTCGCTAgtagacattttttttgtagtgaattgCCCAGCGGCCTCTAGCTTATTCATAGCTTTCTTTAATAAGTGATCTGTTAGGACATTGATTCATAGCTTTCTTATCCAAATGTTACCTAaatcattttacaaaaaatgttatgaaaacgAAAACGCTTAACTTTGATAGAAAATTTGGAACtgtcaaaaattattttcaaattctctAAATGATCAATGACCGCACATTGACGGATGAGCAACCTTGTACAGAATGTCatcaataattttctaaaacatCCAAAAACTTCAGATTCCCGATCTTCAATAATACAAAGTGAAAATCTCAAGTTGGTCTAGTGGGGCTGCTCTTTCTCACTGATCCATGAAAGTAGCCTTAGAGCAGTGCTAGTGCTCTAAGAGCACTGTTGCTAGTGCTCATGCCTATATAAACCCTCACCCATCTCCTAACACAGCACAAGCCCACTAAATCTTATTGGTGATCTCTTATTAATCCCCAAAATGAGCCTCTCCAAACACCTACCCATTTTCATCTTCCTCTTAATAACTCTTTTAAGTGCCTTAGCCCATGCAGCCAGATTTGATATAAGCAACAATTGTCCCTTCACAGTCTGGGCAGCAGCCGTGCCCGGTGGTGGCAGGCAGCTCAACCCACGTGAGTCTTGGCCTCTTGACGTAAACGCTGGCACAACAGGGGCTCGCATTTGGGCTCGAACTGGATGCAATTTCGATGGTTCTGGGCGTGGCCAATGTCAAACCGGTGACTGTGGTGGTCTTCTTCAATGCCAAGCCTATGGTGCACCTCCAAACACCCTTGCCGAATTTGCGCTAAACCAATTTCAAAACTTGGATTTCTTTGACGTATCTCTTGTTGATGGGTTTAATGTTCCTATGGAATTTAGTCCCACCTCTGGTGGGTGCACCAAAGGAATAAGATGCACCGCTGATATCAATGGACAGTGCCCATCTCAATTGCAAGCTCCTGGTGGGTGTAACAATCCCTGTACTGTATTCAAGACCGATGAATATTGTTGCAATTCTGGAAGCTGTGGACCTACAAATTATTCCAGATTTTTTAAGGATCGGTGCCCGAGTGCTTACAGTTACCCTAAGGATGATCCAACAAGCACATTTACTTGCAATGGTGGGACTAACTATAAGGTGGTGTTCTGCCCTTGAAGCAGAACTTTGCTTTCGTATATGAGGCATAGAACTAGTAGCAAGTACGCAAATAAGAGGTGTAATCAAAGCTTGGAAGCTTTGTGAGCATGCGTAATTAGTG
Coding sequences within:
- the LOC142613942 gene encoding protein P21-like, whose product is MSLSKHLPIFIFLLITLLSALAHAARFDISNNCPFTVWAAAVPGGGRQLNPRESWPLDVNAGTTGARIWARTGCNFDGSGRGQCQTGDCGGLLQCQAYGAPPNTLAEFALNQFQNLDFFDVSLVDGFNVPMEFSPTSGGCTKGIRCTADINGQCPSQLQAPGGCNNPCTVFKTDEYCCNSGSCGPTNYSRFFKDRCPSAYSYPKDDPTSTFTCNGGTNYKVVFCP